The sequence GGCCCCCCAGGAGGTGGTCCGCACGCTGGAGCCGTACGGGCTGGTGCTGAAGGCGGGCCGTTGGTACCTCATCGCCCGCGGCGGCCGGCACATCCGCACCTACCGGGTCTCCCAGATCCTGGAGCTGCGCGCGCTCCCGCAGTCCTTCGAGCGGCCCGCCGACTTCGACCTCGCCGCCCACTGGAACGGCGCCCTGGAGGAGTTCGAGGCCCGGCTCCACCGGGGGGAGGCCGTCATCCGGCTCTCGCCGCACGGGATGGAGCGCCTGCCCGACATGGGCCGCCCGGCCCTCCTCCGGGCGGCCGAGGCCACCGCGGAACCTCCCGGCCCGGACGGCTGGACGCGGGTCACGGTCCCCGTCGAGTCGCACCGGCACGCCCTGAGCGAATTCCTGCGGTTCGGCCTGGACCTGGAGGTCGTCGCCCCCGCCGAGCTCCGCGACCTCATGGCGGAGACCGCCAGGTCCCTGGCGCGGCGTTACGAAACACCCGGATGAGCCCCGTGACCGCCCGAGCGGCCCTCTCCGGCGGCACGGACCTGCCCCTCGGACAGACGACCCCGGGCAGACGACCTCGGGCAGACGACCTCGGGCAGACGAGAGGAAGAGCGTCAGGCCACCGGAGCCCCGGCCAGCGCCAGCGCCTCCTCCCTGGTCAGGGACACCCCCCGCCCGTAGGCCTTCTCGTAGCCCTCGTCGCCGAGCGCCTCCCGTGCGGCGGTCTTCAACCGGGCGACGTCGGCGTCCCCGGCGACCGCCGTCCCGCGTACCGCCGTACCGGCGCCCAGCAGCAGCGCGGCCCGCTCACCGTCGTCCTCCAGCAGCGCGACCCCGGACAGCATCTCGGTCACCAGCGCGACCGTGGTCATGTTGCGCTGGCTGGACGCCACGGCCAGCGCCCGCCGGTACCAGGCCAGGGCCGTGGGGGCGTCGCCTCCGGCCTCCGCGGTCAGGCCGAGCTCGATCATGATGTGGGTGCGGCTCTCCTCGGCGCCGAACCACCCGGCCGGGCACTCGGCCAGCGCCGCCTCCGACAGCCTCCTGGCCTCGCCCGGCTCACCCCGTAGCCGGGCGACGCGGCCCAGCATCTGGTCGGCCCTGGCGAGGATCTCCGACGCCCCCGTCCGGCGGGCGAGCACGGCCGCCCGCTCGGCGTCGCGGCGCGCTCCCTCAAGGTCGCCCACACCCGTCCGCACACCCGCGCGCTGGCACAGCCGCTCGGCGATGTCCTCGTCCGCGCCGAGCTCGCGCGCCAGCTCCAGCGCCTCGTCACACAGCGCCGAGGCCCGCGCGGAGTCACCCCGCCACTCGGCGAGCTTGACCAGCTCGCCCAGAGTCAGCGCCAGCCCCCACCGCTCCCCTATCGCGCGGAAACCGGCCAGCCCGGCGGCCAGATCGCGTTCGGCCTCGTCCATCCGTCCGGCGTACAGCCTCATGAGCCCCTCGCCGACGAGCCTGAGCGCCTGACTCCACGGATCGGCCCCCAGCAGCCTGCGCCGGTGCTCGGCGAGACCGGGGGACGCCTCGTCGGGGATCCCCGCCACCATCCCCCACATCATGGTGAGGAAGGGACGCCGGAGCGGCCGCCCGCTCCCGACCATCGCCTCGACGGCGTTCTCCAGATGGACGCCGAACTCGCTGTGGGATCCGCCCGGCACGATGCTCAGGACGCACAGCGCGTACTCCTCCTCCAGCCCGTCCGGCGGCCGGGTGCCGATCGCCCTGATGAGCTCCTGGGCACGCGTGGCCCCCTCGGTGCGCAGCCCGCGCAGCCACCAGTAGAGCGTCAGGGGGGCGAGCAGCCGGAGCCCCCGCTCCACGTCGAGGGTGTCCACCGCCCGGCGGAGCGCGACGTGCAGGTTGTCGCGCTCGGCGTCCAGCGACGCGAGCCACTCCAGCTGGCCGGCGGTGAGCAGGCGCGGCTCGGCGGCCAGCAGCAGGTCGAGGAAGTGGTCGGCGTGCGAGCGGCGGAACCGCTCCACCTCCCCCGCCTCGGCCAGCCGCTCGGCGCAGAACGCCCGGATCGTGTTGAGCATGCGATAGCGGGCCCCGGAGACCTCGATGAGGGACTTGTCCACCAGCCCGGTCAGCAGCTCGACCACCTCGTCGTCGGGCAGCCCGCACACCGCCGCGATCGCCTCCAGGCCGGCCCCTCCGGAGAAGACTGTCAGCCGCCGGGCCAGCGTCCGCTCGGTCTCGTCGAGCAGCTCCCAGCTCCACTCCACCACCGCGCGCAGCGTGCGGTGCCTCGGCTGCGCGGTACGGCTGCCGCGCGACAGCAGCCGGAACCTGTCGTCCAGCCTGGCGGCCACCTCGGCCACCGGCAGCGACCGCAGCCGCGCCGCGGCCAGCTCGATCGCCAGCGGCTGCCCGTCGAGGGCCCGGCAGATCCGCAGGACGGCCTCG comes from Streptosporangium roseum DSM 43021 and encodes:
- a CDS encoding helix-turn-helix transcriptional regulator, yielding MRASRLLSLLMLLQTRGRMTARELAAELEVSVRTVYRDVEALHAAGVPLYGDAGPSGGYRLLDGYRTRLTGLTPGEAESLFLAGMPGAAAELGLGAVVAAAQLKLMAALPAELRDRAGRIRERFHLDAPTWYHGADETPHLAAAAGAVWDERRLEIRYRRWKAPQEVVRTLEPYGLVLKAGRWYLIARGGRHIRTYRVSQILELRALPQSFERPADFDLAAHWNGALEEFEARLHRGEAVIRLSPHGMERLPDMGRPALLRAAEATAEPPGPDGWTRVTVPVESHRHALSEFLRFGLDLEVVAPAELRDLMAETARSLARRYETPG
- a CDS encoding BTAD domain-containing putative transcriptional regulator is translated as MWVGVLGAMEVRDTAGDPIAVGGTQVRALLAMLAFDAGRVVTAERLIDGLYGEEPPGNAANALQSQVSRLRRLLGRGGAVEFHPAGYRLAVRPEDVDAHRFERLALEGRRALAAGDRPRAVTLLREALALWRGPALPDAGDAPSVRAQATRLEEMRLAVVEERVEAELAAGAHRTLVAELRDLVAAHPLREGLRGQLIRALYGSGRQAEALAAYEEARRTLAEELGAEPTAELAATHLAVLRGEPFPTAPAAPQPDAPAVRQALPAQLTSFVGREREMARVAALLEEGRLVTLTGPGGAGKTRLAVEAAARQPGEVYFADLAPLGEGDEVAQAVFGVLGLRESGLTPVPDRPPADSVERMIAALAGRQVLLVLDNCEHLVEAAAGLAGRLLGACPRLRVLATSREALGITGESLCPLPSLAVPPPGTPAPQTLGYPAVRLFADRAVAVLPGFTVDGASVEAVLRICRALDGQPLAIELAAARLRSLPVAEVAARLDDRFRLLSRGSRTAQPRHRTLRAVVEWSWELLDETERTLARRLTVFSGGAGLEAIAAVCGLPDDEVVELLTGLVDKSLIEVSGARYRMLNTIRAFCAERLAEAGEVERFRRSHADHFLDLLLAAEPRLLTAGQLEWLASLDAERDNLHVALRRAVDTLDVERGLRLLAPLTLYWWLRGLRTEGATRAQELIRAIGTRPPDGLEEEYALCVLSIVPGGSHSEFGVHLENAVEAMVGSGRPLRRPFLTMMWGMVAGIPDEASPGLAEHRRRLLGADPWSQALRLVGEGLMRLYAGRMDEAERDLAAGLAGFRAIGERWGLALTLGELVKLAEWRGDSARASALCDEALELARELGADEDIAERLCQRAGVRTGVGDLEGARRDAERAAVLARRTGASEILARADQMLGRVARLRGEPGEARRLSEAALAECPAGWFGAEESRTHIMIELGLTAEAGGDAPTALAWYRRALAVASSQRNMTTVALVTEMLSGVALLEDDGERAALLLGAGTAVRGTAVAGDADVARLKTAAREALGDEGYEKAYGRGVSLTREEALALAGAPVA